From Butyricimonas paravirosa, one genomic window encodes:
- a CDS encoding TlpA disulfide reductase family protein, translating into MLRNNLIVLLLAAAGLFSSCGSGNHYSLTGSLPARYDGCLVKLTPATFFFSEEKPSPVDSVKIKDGKFQFAGTVQEPTVYMLTIDGVDYKIPDMASIAVVIEPGDITMVYDTLGIMVSGTPVNERYMTTIGEAKRETVRQRQLLWQERDSVKRLPGSVENEIDNYYNLKSSAIFKENVIPASENFIREYAGTEIGEFFFFHCCGKDVYSKAFVDEVYPTIRPEIREQYEALIRARQEKQDYFVHSQKATNVGMPYREIVARTIDGKEIRLSDYVGKKQLILLDFWASWCIPCIQEVPLLKRLQEKYKDQGLQIVGVSVDSDREKWQGTLDKHQPAGIQISELKGWESVSRVDYGVQAIPFTVLIDASGKILARNPHGPLLEEIIEKYFSKK; encoded by the coding sequence ATGTTGAGAAATAATCTGATCGTCCTGTTGCTTGCAGCAGCAGGACTTTTTTCTTCTTGCGGGAGTGGGAACCACTATTCGCTTACCGGGAGTTTGCCGGCTCGTTATGATGGATGTCTGGTTAAGCTTACGCCTGCCACGTTCTTTTTCTCCGAGGAGAAACCCAGTCCAGTGGATAGCGTCAAAATCAAGGATGGTAAATTTCAGTTTGCCGGAACGGTGCAGGAACCGACCGTCTATATGCTGACAATTGATGGCGTGGATTATAAGATCCCGGATATGGCCTCAATCGCCGTGGTGATTGAACCCGGCGATATTACGATGGTATATGATACGCTGGGTATCATGGTGTCCGGAACCCCTGTAAATGAACGGTACATGACAACGATAGGAGAGGCCAAGCGGGAAACTGTGCGTCAACGCCAACTTTTATGGCAGGAACGAGATAGCGTGAAGCGTTTGCCGGGAAGTGTGGAAAATGAGATAGATAACTACTATAATCTGAAAAGTAGTGCTATCTTCAAGGAGAATGTCATTCCGGCATCAGAAAACTTTATTCGAGAATACGCGGGTACTGAAATCGGGGAGTTCTTCTTCTTTCATTGTTGCGGGAAAGATGTGTATAGCAAGGCTTTTGTAGATGAGGTTTATCCGACTATTCGGCCGGAAATACGGGAGCAATACGAGGCTTTAATCCGGGCTCGTCAGGAAAAACAGGATTATTTTGTGCATTCGCAGAAAGCCACGAACGTGGGAATGCCCTATCGGGAGATTGTGGCTCGAACAATAGATGGGAAAGAGATTCGTTTATCGGATTATGTCGGTAAGAAACAACTTATTTTACTGGATTTCTGGGCATCTTGGTGTATCCCTTGCATCCAGGAGGTTCCTCTGCTAAAGCGATTGCAGGAAAAGTATAAAGATCAAGGATTACAAATTGTGGGCGTGTCCGTTGATTCTGATCGGGAAAAATGGCAGGGAACTTTGGATAAGCATCAGCCGGCAGGCATCCAGATTTCCGAATTGAAAGGTTGGGAAAGTGTTTCCCGTGTTGATTACGGGGTACAGGCGATACCGTTTACGGTTTTAATCGATGCATCCGGTAAAATCCTTGCTCGCAACCCGCATGGTCCGCTTTTGGAAGAGATCATCGAGAAGTATTTTTCTAAAAAATAG
- a CDS encoding TlpA family protein disulfide reductase: MKKKFVYVLFACLAMVNMALGQQKESRLTLNPEVPVAGQSLELTYNPKGGPLEGRSDLVGIVYMYNFYHWEMGDVQLKQEGDIWKGTFEMPENCAFIAFKFQSTFTLQPDSTDNNNDNGFMFIPQNSAGDYLPGRYLAWGVFRMPSLGSETGNYFSGNYKEISNEAAMMWTDQETKHYPQYGRHFFGTMKSVLRKMYGDNSRPGIAHLLQVMESQPDLTENEYEEISSTYRIDLKNKEKADSIDQVILKLFPHGGLARFNRSFELNTLPEEEYFAAADQFRKDFPIEEWRKNPNPRGFVYNNFYRELATRYYKSGNYKKLEEILPEMDMVMINDVFRKGVEFAIRKTPTPPETYVEISKKFIDQMIAKVGDGSYAQTVAASPRQAEGLARLWLNYYICVHAQVAEKCGRYQEAVDVMNLIDEDQRYISYPAGNEAYIVSLEKLGNHTEAFEAMKGAASAGQMTPVIYDKLREHYATLKEKPATFEAWIASLKPRHEVEKIKNKLRAEIIDIPFEPFVMESHQGGKVKSVSFKKDEIVVIDFWALWCAPCIAALDGMQMAVDLYANDPTVKFYFVITQDEPNREKIDALWKKNGFRNMEVLYDANPKGKNSRNVVYKSMFPGTSGIPQKAILKNGHIRYRAEGYGGSPSGLMDEISYVIEILKEEGNHVEK; this comes from the coding sequence ATGAAAAAGAAATTTGTTTATGTTCTTTTTGCTTGCCTAGCCATGGTTAACATGGCTTTGGGCCAGCAAAAAGAGTCCCGCTTGACCTTAAATCCGGAAGTACCCGTGGCCGGTCAGAGTTTGGAATTGACATATAATCCGAAAGGAGGGCCATTAGAAGGTAGATCCGATTTGGTCGGGATTGTTTATATGTATAATTTTTATCACTGGGAGATGGGCGATGTGCAATTGAAGCAGGAAGGAGATATTTGGAAAGGAACTTTCGAGATGCCGGAAAATTGTGCTTTTATTGCTTTTAAATTCCAGTCCACGTTTACCTTGCAACCGGACTCAACGGATAATAATAACGATAACGGGTTTATGTTTATCCCCCAGAATAGTGCGGGTGATTATTTGCCGGGTAGATACCTTGCTTGGGGTGTATTCCGGATGCCTTCGCTAGGATCGGAAACCGGGAATTATTTTTCCGGGAACTACAAGGAGATTTCTAACGAGGCCGCGATGATGTGGACGGATCAGGAGACAAAACATTATCCTCAATATGGTCGCCACTTTTTCGGGACTATGAAATCAGTTTTGCGAAAAATGTATGGGGATAACAGCCGTCCCGGAATAGCGCACTTGTTGCAAGTTATGGAAAGCCAACCGGATTTGACCGAGAATGAATACGAGGAGATCAGTAGTACTTACCGAATTGATTTGAAAAATAAGGAGAAAGCGGATAGTATCGATCAGGTGATCCTCAAATTATTCCCGCACGGGGGCTTGGCTCGTTTTAACCGCTCTTTCGAGTTGAATACTTTGCCTGAAGAGGAATACTTTGCGGCTGCCGATCAGTTTCGAAAAGATTTCCCGATAGAGGAGTGGAGGAAAAATCCAAATCCTAGAGGATTCGTGTATAATAATTTTTATCGTGAGCTGGCCACGAGGTACTATAAATCGGGAAATTACAAGAAACTGGAAGAAATATTGCCCGAGATGGATATGGTAATGATCAATGATGTATTCCGAAAAGGTGTCGAGTTTGCTATTCGGAAAACTCCCACGCCACCGGAAACCTATGTCGAGATTTCAAAGAAATTCATCGATCAGATGATTGCTAAGGTGGGTGACGGTTCGTATGCGCAAACTGTAGCAGCCTCTCCTCGGCAAGCTGAAGGACTGGCCCGCTTGTGGTTGAATTACTATATCTGTGTTCATGCTCAAGTTGCCGAGAAATGCGGTCGTTACCAAGAGGCTGTGGACGTGATGAATTTGATTGATGAGGATCAACGGTATATCTCTTATCCGGCGGGAAATGAGGCATACATCGTGAGTCTGGAAAAGTTAGGAAACCATACTGAGGCTTTCGAAGCAATGAAAGGTGCGGCAAGTGCCGGACAGATGACCCCGGTAATTTATGACAAATTAAGAGAGCATTATGCTACCTTGAAGGAGAAACCTGCCACATTCGAGGCATGGATTGCATCTCTGAAACCGAGGCATGAGGTTGAAAAAATCAAGAATAAACTTCGTGCAGAAATTATAGATATACCTTTTGAGCCCTTTGTCATGGAATCACATCAGGGAGGGAAAGTGAAATCTGTTAGTTTCAAAAAAGATGAAATCGTGGTGATTGATTTTTGGGCTTTGTGGTGTGCGCCTTGTATTGCTGCTTTAGATGGGATGCAGATGGCCGTGGATCTTTATGCTAATGATCCGACCGTGAAGTTCTATTTCGTGATCACGCAAGATGAACCGAACCGTGAGAAAATAGATGCTCTTTGGAAGAAGAATGGTTTCCGGAACATGGAAGTTCTTTATGATGCGAATCCGAAAGGAAAGAATTCCCGGAATGTCGTGTATAAATCCATGTTTCCCGGAACATCGGGTATTCCTCAAAAAGCCATCCTTAAAAACGGGCATATCCGCTATCGTGCGGAAGGGTACGGTGGAAGTCCCAGCGGTTTGATGGATGAGATTTCTTATGTTATCGAGATTCTTAAAGAGGAGGGAAATCATGTTGAGAAATAA
- a CDS encoding RagB/SusD family nutrient uptake outer membrane protein, producing the protein MKNKIFILGAIMGSFMLGACGDFLEEESQSEVIPKTTSDFSELLLGTGYPDESAPNFSFLSLMDDDCAHFLTYSSPWSPEGTVETVNAITQFPIYSWQPTLADYDGYDSEINETASSTTYAQFYSKILGCNAVLDYIDEAIGTQDDRDRVKAEALAVRALLYFQLVNIYGEPYNHNKDALGVPVRLISDLTEKNIERSTVGYIYEEVILKDLLEAARLLDPLPIMRKNFRINQPAIHILLSRVYLYMENYKECIAEVEKAEKQGIGLLNMVNNLDVILTDNGYAPISYNNPEVEWFFGPSAVANHWEYQPGTAPAFRVLWDQVNDQRFLAYALQVVGDDNTVYLKKPMSSSELGQSIRSAEAFLNRMEAYALSGEEGLALTELNAFRKTRVIGYTDVNLSGQALLDEIRLERRKELCFEGHRWFDLRRQGMPEIKHTYKAEKGGAVYEYVLQQGDPMYTLPFPNSVVLQNRALVQNPSREMGARQGEIQ; encoded by the coding sequence ATGAAAAACAAGATATTTATTTTAGGAGCTATTATGGGATCGTTTATGCTGGGGGCTTGTGGAGATTTTTTAGAAGAAGAATCCCAAAGTGAGGTAATCCCGAAGACAACATCTGACTTCTCAGAACTATTGCTGGGTACGGGGTATCCCGATGAGTCGGCTCCGAACTTTTCTTTCTTATCCTTGATGGATGATGATTGTGCTCATTTTTTGACTTATTCAAGTCCGTGGAGTCCGGAGGGAACTGTGGAAACGGTAAATGCTATCACCCAATTCCCGATCTATTCATGGCAACCGACTCTTGCTGATTATGATGGTTACGATAGTGAGATCAATGAAACGGCAAGTTCTACCACGTACGCCCAGTTCTATTCAAAAATATTGGGATGTAACGCCGTGTTGGATTATATTGATGAGGCCATAGGAACACAGGACGATCGGGATCGGGTGAAGGCTGAAGCTCTTGCTGTAAGAGCGTTACTGTATTTTCAATTGGTTAATATTTATGGGGAACCCTATAACCATAATAAGGACGCTTTAGGAGTTCCGGTTCGGTTGATTTCCGATTTGACGGAAAAGAACATTGAACGTTCCACCGTGGGGTATATTTATGAAGAGGTGATTCTGAAAGATTTGTTGGAGGCAGCCCGTTTGCTGGATCCTCTTCCGATTATGCGTAAGAATTTCCGGATCAATCAGCCTGCCATTCATATCCTGCTTTCCCGGGTTTATCTGTATATGGAGAATTATAAAGAGTGTATTGCCGAGGTGGAGAAAGCAGAAAAGCAAGGAATCGGGTTATTGAATATGGTAAATAATTTGGATGTTATCCTGACAGATAATGGTTATGCCCCGATTTCTTACAATAATCCCGAGGTTGAATGGTTTTTCGGGCCGAGTGCGGTTGCGAATCATTGGGAATATCAACCGGGGACAGCACCTGCTTTTCGGGTTCTATGGGATCAGGTGAATGACCAACGTTTTTTGGCTTATGCGCTCCAAGTTGTGGGTGATGACAATACGGTATACCTGAAAAAACCAATGAGTAGTTCAGAGTTAGGACAATCTATCCGTTCGGCAGAAGCGTTTTTGAACCGGATGGAAGCTTACGCTCTTTCCGGAGAGGAAGGGTTGGCGTTGACCGAATTGAATGCATTCCGGAAGACCCGCGTGATCGGTTACACGGATGTAAATCTGAGTGGTCAGGCACTTCTGGATGAGATCCGGTTGGAACGTCGAAAAGAACTTTGTTTTGAAGGTCATCGTTGGTTTGATTTACGTCGTCAAGGAATGCCGGAAATCAAACACACGTATAAGGCTGAAAAAGGAGGAGCGGTGTATGAATATGTACTGCAACAGGGGGATCCCATGTATACACTACCGTTTCCTAACAGTGTCGTATTGCAAAACAGGGCTCTTGTTCAGAATCCGTCACGGGAGATGGGAGCGAGACAAGGTGAGATTCAATAA
- the dprA gene encoding DNA-processing protein DprA → MNHENSVLTRVAITMAPRLNNALFASLFQQCGGISGFFEETDQNIETLFRENNLTNIQPERSRWLQMAKQELDVMEKHHIRVCGIEDSNYPRLLKHCADAPLVLFYKGILDDSDSKNIAIVGTRKATEMGKKRVDTLLHELAETGYHPNIISGLAYGIDITAHTACIHYGLKAQAVLGHGLHMVYPASHKNMAEKILEQGGALISEFPTCAQILPTNFLQRNRIVAGMSEAILVAESPIKGGAMSTARQALSYNREVMAIPGRPEDPTFAGCNLLIKQNIAALVENIKDLLRILNWPPLPTGPYQMSLDLFPITNNEVLLLEILLKRGEQNIDQLHQLTRIPVHDLSVLLLKLELEGHVMQLPGNCYTLI, encoded by the coding sequence ATGAATCATGAAAACTCGGTCCTGACAAGGGTTGCCATCACCATGGCACCCCGGCTTAACAATGCTCTTTTTGCCTCCTTGTTCCAACAATGTGGCGGAATTTCCGGCTTTTTCGAAGAAACAGATCAGAATATAGAGACTCTTTTCCGGGAAAATAACCTGACAAACATCCAACCCGAACGCTCCCGCTGGTTACAGATGGCAAAGCAGGAGTTGGACGTCATGGAAAAACATCATATCCGGGTATGCGGGATCGAAGATTCGAATTATCCCCGCCTTTTGAAGCATTGCGCGGATGCCCCACTCGTACTATTTTATAAGGGGATTCTGGATGACTCCGACTCGAAGAATATTGCCATTGTGGGAACCCGCAAAGCAACCGAAATGGGCAAGAAACGAGTAGACACGTTGCTCCATGAACTGGCCGAAACAGGTTACCACCCGAATATCATCAGTGGATTGGCTTACGGGATCGACATTACCGCCCACACGGCGTGCATACATTACGGTTTAAAAGCACAGGCCGTTCTCGGGCACGGCCTACACATGGTTTATCCCGCCTCACACAAAAATATGGCCGAAAAAATTCTGGAACAAGGAGGAGCTTTAATTTCAGAATTTCCGACTTGCGCACAGATTTTACCGACAAATTTCCTTCAACGCAATCGTATCGTGGCAGGCATGAGCGAGGCGATTCTTGTCGCCGAATCTCCCATAAAAGGAGGGGCCATGTCTACCGCCCGACAAGCCCTGTCATACAACCGGGAGGTGATGGCGATTCCTGGAAGACCGGAAGACCCGACCTTCGCCGGGTGTAACCTGTTGATCAAACAAAATATTGCCGCCTTGGTAGAAAACATCAAGGACCTGCTCCGGATTCTCAACTGGCCACCTCTCCCAACCGGCCCCTACCAGATGTCCCTGGATTTATTCCCCATAACAAATAATGAAGTATTACTCTTGGAGATTCTGTTAAAAAGGGGAGAACAAAATATCGATCAATTACATCAGCTTACACGCATACCCGTGCATGACCTCTCCGTACTTCTTTTAAAACTCGAACTGGAAGGTCACGTGATGCAACTCCCCGGTAATTGTTACACGCTCATTTAA
- the gdhA gene encoding NADP-specific glutamate dehydrogenase yields the protein MKAEIKEFMDALKARTVGESEFHQAVQEVIETVWDTYQANPKYKANKILEKMVEPERVIMFRVPWIDDKGEVQINRGYRVQFNSAIGPYKGGLRFHPSVTLGGLKFLGFEQTFKNSLTTLPMGGGKGGSDFNPKGKSDNEIMRFCQSFMTELCKYIGADTDVPAGDIGVGGREIGFLFGQYKRIRNEFVGVLTGKNREFGGSRVRPEATGYGTVYFAQHMLAEKGEKIAGKVVALSGFGNVAWGAAQKLVQLGAKVVTISGPDGYVYDEKGLTQEGVDYMLELRASNNDVVAPYAEKFGAKFFPKAKPWEVKCDIAFPCAIQNELNEDDAKKLVANGCQMIVETSNMGCTAEAVNYANAHITFAPGKAANAGGVAVSGLEMSQNSMRYSWTAEEVDAKLSQIMKDIHDTCVKFGKEGNKINYVKGANIGGFIKVAEAMCAQGHC from the coding sequence ATGAAAGCAGAGATTAAAGAATTCATGGATGCCTTAAAGGCTAGAACCGTAGGTGAATCAGAATTCCACCAGGCAGTTCAAGAAGTGATTGAAACTGTATGGGATACCTATCAGGCAAACCCGAAATACAAGGCTAACAAGATCCTTGAGAAAATGGTAGAACCTGAGAGAGTAATCATGTTCAGAGTGCCCTGGATCGACGATAAAGGTGAAGTACAAATCAACCGTGGTTATAGAGTACAATTCAACAGTGCTATTGGACCGTACAAAGGAGGTTTGCGTTTCCACCCGTCAGTAACCCTTGGCGGTTTGAAATTCTTAGGTTTCGAACAAACTTTCAAAAACTCATTGACTACTCTTCCGATGGGTGGTGGTAAAGGAGGTTCTGACTTCAACCCGAAAGGAAAATCAGATAACGAAATCATGCGTTTCTGCCAAAGCTTCATGACTGAACTTTGCAAATATATCGGTGCTGATACTGACGTACCTGCTGGAGATATCGGTGTTGGTGGTCGTGAAATCGGTTTCTTGTTCGGACAATACAAGAGAATCCGCAACGAATTCGTTGGTGTATTAACTGGAAAGAACCGTGAATTCGGTGGTTCAAGAGTACGTCCGGAAGCTACTGGTTACGGTACCGTTTATTTCGCACAACACATGTTGGCTGAAAAAGGTGAGAAAATCGCTGGTAAAGTAGTTGCTCTTTCTGGTTTCGGTAACGTAGCTTGGGGTGCTGCTCAAAAATTAGTTCAATTAGGAGCTAAAGTTGTTACGATCTCTGGTCCTGACGGATACGTATATGACGAGAAAGGTCTTACTCAAGAAGGTGTAGACTACATGTTGGAATTGCGTGCTAGCAACAACGACGTTGTAGCTCCTTACGCAGAGAAATTCGGTGCTAAATTCTTCCCGAAAGCTAAACCTTGGGAAGTTAAATGTGACATCGCATTCCCTTGCGCTATCCAAAACGAGTTGAACGAAGACGACGCTAAGAAATTGGTTGCTAACGGTTGCCAAATGATCGTTGAAACGTCTAACATGGGTTGTACTGCAGAAGCAGTGAACTATGCTAACGCTCACATTACTTTCGCTCCGGGTAAAGCAGCTAACGCTGGTGGTGTTGCCGTTTCTGGTCTTGAAATGAGCCAAAACTCAATGAGATATAGCTGGACTGCTGAAGAAGTAGACGCTAAATTGTCTCAGATCATGAAAGACATCCACGATACTTGCGTTAAATTCGGTAAAGAAGGTAACAAGATCAACTATGTTAAGGGTGCTAACATCGGTGGCTTTATCAAAGTTGCTGAGGCTATGTGCGCTCAAGGACACTGCTAA
- a CDS encoding 3-phosphoshikimate 1-carboxyvinyltransferase, with the protein MDRVIAWDKTKIEGVAVLPASKSISNRALVLCALAGCPVPENLSDSDDTRVLREALSTSDRLVNVGHAGTAMRFLTAYFALKGGVRELTGSERMKQRPVQVLVDALRELGASIAYMGDEGFPPLWITSAPLQGGRSLLLDASVSSQYVSALMMITPLLPGGLTLDLEERIVSAAYIRMTAGMMRLFGVDVRFEGKKIIIPEKGYIPVNLRVESDWTAASYFYEMLSIVGQGEIFISDLKKDSLQGDALQYRLWEQLGVQTEWRESGVLLRVAGENTGLFEADFTEMPDLALTFIVTCCLKDIPFHIRGLETLYVKECDRVAASIRELHKLGYDLEVPVHGELSWNRERNTLISLEIDTYQDHRMAMAFAPVGLKLPGLVIRNAGVVTKSFPTFWEQLDKLLI; encoded by the coding sequence ATGGATCGAGTTATCGCGTGGGACAAGACGAAGATTGAAGGTGTGGCTGTTTTACCGGCTTCAAAGAGTATCTCGAACAGGGCGCTCGTGTTATGTGCCTTGGCAGGATGCCCGGTGCCGGAGAACTTGTCCGATAGCGATGATACACGGGTGTTGCGGGAGGCCCTGTCCACTTCCGACAGGTTGGTCAACGTGGGACATGCCGGAACTGCCATGCGTTTCTTGACAGCTTATTTTGCCTTGAAAGGCGGGGTCCGGGAATTAACCGGTTCGGAACGTATGAAACAGCGTCCCGTGCAGGTATTGGTGGATGCTTTGCGGGAATTAGGTGCGAGTATCGCCTACATGGGAGATGAGGGTTTTCCGCCTTTATGGATTACTTCCGCACCTTTACAAGGAGGGCGTTCCCTGTTGTTAGACGCGTCCGTGAGTAGTCAATACGTGTCGGCCTTGATGATGATTACCCCTTTGCTGCCGGGAGGCTTGACGCTCGATTTGGAAGAAAGAATCGTTTCTGCCGCTTACATACGGATGACGGCCGGCATGATGCGCTTGTTCGGGGTAGACGTGCGTTTTGAAGGGAAAAAGATTATTATTCCCGAGAAGGGGTACATCCCGGTAAACCTGCGTGTGGAATCCGACTGGACGGCAGCATCTTATTTCTACGAGATGCTTTCTATTGTCGGGCAGGGGGAAATCTTTATTTCGGACTTGAAAAAAGACAGTTTGCAAGGGGATGCGTTGCAATATAGATTGTGGGAACAATTAGGGGTGCAAACAGAATGGCGGGAATCGGGTGTTCTCTTGCGGGTTGCCGGTGAAAACACGGGTTTATTCGAGGCGGATTTCACGGAAATGCCCGATCTGGCTCTTACTTTTATCGTGACTTGTTGTTTAAAAGATATTCCGTTTCATATTCGCGGCTTGGAAACTTTGTATGTTAAAGAGTGTGACCGGGTGGCCGCCTCGATTCGAGAGTTACATAAATTGGGGTATGATCTGGAAGTCCCCGTGCATGGCGAGTTGTCATGGAATCGGGAACGGAATACGTTGATTTCATTGGAAATAGATACTTATCAAGATCACCGTATGGCAATGGCGTTTGCTCCTGTCGGGTTGAAGTTACCCGGTTTGGTCATCCGCAATGCCGGGGTGGTGACGAAGTCTTTCCCTACATTTTGGGAACAGCTGGATAAATTATTGATTTAA
- the aroB gene encoding 3-dehydroquinate synthase gives MESIIFTTDASIVLAELLGGIRHENLFIVADKHTVGFCDRLFEKVDWIPSHVAVLDCGEEYKSIESVSRIWMMLSKRGARRSSILVCVGGGVVTDLGGFAASTFKRGMRCINVPTTLLAQVDASLGGKTGFNFNGLKNEIGTFSIPEKVIIDVHFLSHLPVRERMSGFAEMIKHGLLSDREYLTRLLSLEYQETSPEDFLELIRRSVTIKDEIVSQDPREQGLRKVLNFGHTIGHAIESLSIMRGMALLHGEAVALGLVAELYLSVKEKGFPEEIYLEVRNFVKRYYPNYPLMEHVDTLYGLMLHDKKNERRGVNFTLLPGIGEFSLDNYCSKDLVVEALSQV, from the coding sequence ATGGAAAGTATCATTTTTACCACGGATGCCAGCATTGTCCTTGCCGAATTGCTGGGCGGAATCAGGCACGAGAATTTATTTATCGTGGCGGATAAACACACGGTCGGTTTTTGTGATCGCTTGTTTGAGAAGGTGGATTGGATTCCCTCTCACGTGGCGGTTCTGGATTGCGGGGAAGAGTATAAGTCGATTGAAAGCGTCAGCCGGATTTGGATGATGTTGAGTAAACGGGGGGCGCGTCGATCTTCCATTCTCGTGTGCGTGGGAGGTGGTGTCGTGACGGATTTAGGAGGATTCGCGGCTTCCACGTTCAAGCGGGGGATGCGTTGCATCAATGTTCCCACGACACTGTTGGCGCAGGTTGATGCATCTTTGGGCGGTAAAACTGGGTTTAATTTCAACGGTTTGAAAAACGAGATCGGCACGTTCTCTATCCCGGAAAAAGTGATTATCGATGTCCATTTTTTAAGTCATTTACCCGTGCGGGAACGAATGTCCGGTTTCGCGGAGATGATCAAGCATGGTTTATTATCAGACCGGGAGTATTTGACCCGGTTGTTGAGCTTGGAATATCAAGAAACGAGTCCGGAAGATTTTCTGGAGCTGATTCGGCGTTCCGTGACGATAAAAGATGAAATCGTTTCCCAGGACCCCAGGGAACAGGGACTGCGTAAAGTGTTGAATTTCGGGCACACGATCGGGCATGCCATTGAAAGTTTGTCTATCATGCGGGGAATGGCTCTCTTGCACGGGGAGGCGGTGGCATTGGGATTGGTGGCCGAATTGTACCTGTCCGTCAAAGAAAAAGGTTTTCCGGAAGAAATTTACCTGGAAGTCCGGAATTTTGTCAAACGATATTATCCGAACTATCCTCTGATGGAGCATGTTGATACCTTGTATGGATTGATGTTGCATGATAAGAAAAACGAACGGCGGGGAGTGAATTTCACGTTACTCCCGGGTATCGGGGAATTTTCATTGGATAATTATTGTTCGAAAGATTTAGTGGTTGAGGCATTGAGCCAAGTGTAA
- a CDS encoding MATE family efflux transporter: MRTHNKSSQGAVRMDMLHGSLLNKILLFSLPLAASSILQQLFNSVDVAVVGRFASDQALAAVGSNSSVISLMINLFVGISVGANVVIANYIGQKDERGIKNAIHTVSVIALTSGCLLLVVGLLIARPILEAMDTPDDVIDLAVLYLRIYFLGMPFFMVYNFGASILRSMGDTKRPLYCLVAAGIINTVLNLLLVIVFKMSVAGVAIGTVVANMFSAGVIIYILRHEQGPFKLDFKHLRINRPELRKVLQIGVPAGIQGMVFSIANIFIQAAVNRFGSAAIAGSAAALTYEYYCYFVVSAFSQAAVTFISQNYGAGQIDRCKRIFRLTMLLSVACCGLLNVLFVWQKHFAISFFTSSPEVFHYAALRMNIVLLTQCLACSYEIAGAALRGLGYSMLPAILTVFGTCVLRLLWIYLVCPLLPSFDALMVIYPISWIVTGAAVLVAYYVVQKKLFRPKEMPIFT; this comes from the coding sequence ATGCGTACTCATAATAAATCATCACAAGGTGCGGTCCGGATGGATATGCTGCATGGAAGTTTATTGAACAAGATTCTGTTGTTTTCTCTGCCATTAGCAGCAAGTAGCATCCTGCAGCAGTTATTCAACTCGGTAGATGTGGCCGTCGTGGGAAGATTTGCTAGCGATCAGGCTCTGGCAGCTGTGGGAAGCAACAGTTCGGTGATCAGCTTGATGATTAACCTGTTCGTGGGAATATCCGTCGGGGCAAATGTCGTGATCGCCAATTACATCGGACAAAAAGATGAACGGGGAATCAAAAATGCCATACACACGGTCTCCGTGATCGCACTGACAAGTGGGTGCCTACTACTCGTGGTAGGTTTACTCATAGCCCGCCCGATACTGGAAGCTATGGACACGCCCGATGATGTCATAGACCTGGCAGTTCTGTATCTTCGCATTTACTTCCTCGGAATGCCCTTCTTCATGGTATACAACTTCGGGGCAAGCATTCTCCGTAGCATGGGAGACACGAAACGCCCGCTTTATTGTCTTGTTGCTGCCGGGATCATCAATACCGTGCTAAACTTACTGCTGGTCATTGTCTTCAAGATGAGTGTTGCGGGCGTTGCTATTGGTACGGTCGTTGCCAATATGTTCAGCGCAGGCGTGATCATATACATCCTGCGACACGAACAAGGACCATTCAAGCTAGACTTCAAGCACCTCCGCATCAATCGTCCCGAATTACGAAAAGTTCTTCAGATCGGAGTCCCCGCAGGAATACAGGGGATGGTGTTTTCGATTGCCAACATTTTCATACAAGCAGCCGTCAACCGATTCGGCTCCGCAGCTATTGCCGGTTCTGCCGCCGCCCTCACGTACGAGTATTACTGTTATTTCGTGGTCAGTGCTTTCAGCCAAGCCGCGGTGACTTTCATCAGCCAAAATTACGGGGCTGGACAAATTGATCGCTGTAAAAGAATTTTCCGTCTGACGATGTTATTAAGTGTTGCCTGTTGCGGCTTGCTGAACGTGCTATTCGTCTGGCAAAAACACTTCGCCATCAGCTTTTTCACATCCAGTCCGGAAGTATTCCACTATGCAGCACTTCGCATGAATATCGTCTTATTGACACAGTGCCTTGCCTGCTCATACGAAATTGCCGGAGCTGCACTCCGGGGACTTGGCTATTCCATGCTACCGGCTATCCTCACCGTGTTCGGTACCTGTGTCTTACGATTACTATGGATATACCTTGTCTGTCCCTTATTGCCCAGTTTCGACGCTTTGATGGTCATCTATCCCATCTCGTGGATCGTGACGGGTGCTGCCGTTTTGGTCGCATACTACGTGGTACAGAAAAAGTTATTCCGGCCCAAGGAAATGCCAATTTTTACCTAA